From Arcobacter sp. LA11, a single genomic window includes:
- the galU gene encoding UTP--glucose-1-phosphate uridylyltransferase GalU, whose product MNKITKCLFPAAGYGTRFLPATKAMPKEMLPVLTKPLIQYGVEEAIEAGCDVMSVITGRGKRAITDHFDISYELEHQIQGSSKEKMLADIRNIIDKCTFTYTRQNEMKGLGDAIYKGKVLVGETSPFAVILADDLCVNPEGDGVLKQMVKLYEKYKCCIVACMEVPKEEVHKYGVIEGKPMKDNVHIVSNMIEKPDNDKAPSNLAVIGRYILTPEIFEVISKTKPGKNGELQITDALCTQAKNAMVLAYKFDGKRFDCGSVDGFVEATNYFFELEKK is encoded by the coding sequence ATGAATAAAATTACAAAGTGTTTATTTCCAGCAGCAGGTTATGGCACAAGGTTTTTACCTGCAACAAAAGCTATGCCAAAAGAGATGTTACCAGTATTAACAAAGCCATTAATTCAATATGGAGTAGAAGAAGCCATTGAAGCTGGTTGTGATGTAATGTCAGTTATTACAGGAAGAGGTAAAAGAGCAATTACAGATCATTTTGATATTTCATATGAGCTTGAACATCAAATACAAGGTTCTTCAAAAGAAAAAATGTTAGCAGATATTAGAAATATTATCGATAAATGTACCTTTACATATACAAGACAAAATGAGATGAAAGGTTTAGGAGATGCAATATATAAAGGAAAAGTTTTAGTTGGGGAGACTAGTCCTTTTGCAGTTATATTAGCAGATGATTTATGTGTAAATCCAGAAGGTGATGGAGTTTTAAAACAAATGGTTAAACTCTATGAAAAATATAAATGTTGTATTGTTGCTTGTATGGAAGTTCCAAAAGAAGAAGTTCATAAGTATGGTGTAATAGAAGGTAAACCAATGAAAGACAATGTGCATATTGTCTCAAATATGATTGAAAAACCAGATAATGACAAGGCACCTTCAAATCTTGCAGTTATAGGAAGATATATATTAACGCCAGAGATTTTTGAAGTTATTAGTAAAACAAAACCTGGAAAAAATGGAGAGCTTCAAATTACTGATGCACTTTGTACACAAGCAAAAAATGCAATGGTTCTTGCTTATAAATTTGATGGTAAAAGATTTGATTGTGGTTCAGTAGATGGTTTTGTTGAAGCTACTAACTACTTTTTTGAGTTAGAAAAAAAGTAG
- a CDS encoding sugar phosphorylase: MKNHISDSKHNINKRLNKLYPPKTAQKALDSIVDLIYKYKQRINSKEYHLSQKDIVLITYGDQVSRNSEPTLHTLKEFMDNHLKDIINSIHILPFYPYSSDDGFSVVNYSAVDPNMGSWREVEQLSNEYRIMVDGVINHISQFSDWFKAFLAGDKYFEDYFIELDPTIDLSKVVRPRATPLLHEYIDDNGKIHNIWTTFSKDQVDLNYKSYKVLRSVLDAMFYYIEKGATLIRLDAIAFIWKELGTQCVHLPQTHELIQLIREVLHEVAPEVIIITETNVPHNENISYFGSGDDEAQMVYNFALPPLLLNSIIHANTEKLTSWAKTLELPSDKVCFFNFSASHDGIGLRPVKGILSDEEIEELVQNVENHGGLVSYRTEENGSKTPYELNCSYIDALTHPEEDQLLRVKRMLVTQATVLAMPGVPGIYFHSLVASQNYHDGVKHSGINRTINREKYNIDWLEQELSILGSLAKTIFDSYKRMISIRINEEAFNPFGKFSFLNFDNRVFAIDRFNINKNFRILTLHNFSNEKITINLPQEIKLPLCDLLNSNYCNENSEKKDSKITLEPYQIMWLKGYI; the protein is encoded by the coding sequence GTGAAAAACCATATCTCAGATTCAAAACATAATATAAATAAAAGATTAAATAAACTATATCCTCCAAAAACTGCACAAAAGGCGTTAGATAGTATCGTTGATTTAATATATAAGTATAAACAAAGAATCAATTCAAAAGAGTATCACTTAAGCCAAAAAGATATTGTGCTTATCACTTATGGAGATCAAGTTTCAAGAAATAGTGAACCAACACTTCATACACTAAAAGAGTTTATGGATAATCATCTAAAAGATATTATAAATTCAATTCATATTCTTCCTTTTTATCCATACTCATCAGATGATGGTTTTTCAGTTGTAAACTATAGTGCAGTAGATCCCAATATGGGCTCATGGAGAGAAGTTGAACAACTATCAAATGAATATAGAATTATGGTAGATGGAGTAATAAATCATATTTCACAATTTTCTGATTGGTTTAAAGCTTTTTTAGCAGGAGATAAATATTTTGAAGATTATTTCATAGAACTTGATCCTACAATTGATTTAAGTAAAGTTGTAAGACCACGAGCAACACCACTTCTACATGAATATATAGATGACAATGGGAAAATTCATAATATTTGGACAACCTTTAGTAAAGACCAAGTTGATTTAAACTATAAAAGCTATAAAGTTCTAAGAAGTGTACTTGATGCTATGTTTTATTATATTGAAAAAGGTGCAACTTTAATTAGACTTGATGCTATTGCTTTTATATGGAAAGAATTAGGAACTCAATGCGTACATCTACCACAAACTCATGAGCTAATACAACTAATAAGAGAAGTACTCCATGAAGTTGCTCCTGAAGTTATCATAATAACAGAAACAAATGTCCCACATAATGAAAATATTTCATATTTTGGAAGTGGTGATGATGAAGCACAAATGGTTTACAATTTTGCATTACCACCTCTTTTATTAAATTCTATTATCCATGCAAACACAGAAAAATTGACTAGCTGGGCAAAAACCTTAGAACTTCCAAGTGATAAAGTTTGTTTCTTTAATTTCTCAGCAAGTCACGATGGAATAGGACTTAGACCTGTAAAAGGCATATTAAGTGATGAAGAAATTGAGGAATTAGTACAAAACGTAGAAAATCATGGAGGGTTAGTTTCTTACAGAACAGAAGAAAATGGTAGTAAAACACCTTATGAATTAAATTGTAGCTACATTGATGCCTTAACACATCCAGAAGAAGATCAACTACTTAGAGTTAAACGGATGTTAGTAACCCAAGCTACAGTTCTTGCTATGCCAGGTGTTCCAGGAATTTATTTCCATTCATTAGTTGCTTCACAAAATTATCATGATGGAGTAAAACATTCAGGAATAAATAGAACAATAAACCGAGAAAAATACAATATTGATTGGCTTGAACAGGAGTTATCTATACTTGGAAGTTTAGCCAAAACCATTTTTGATTCATACAAAAGAATGATATCTATCAGAATAAATGAAGAAGCATTTAACCCTTTTGGAAAATTTTCTTTTTTGAATTTTGACAATAGGGTTTTTGCAATAGATAGATTTAATATTAACAAAAATTTTAGAATACTAACTTTACACAACTTTAGTAATGAAAAAATAACTATAAATTTACCCCAAGAAATAAAACTTCCATTATGCGATTTATTAAATTCAAATTATTGTAATGAAAATAGTGAGAAAAAAGATTCAAAAATCACCCTTGAGCCATATCAAATAATGTGGCTTAAGGGATATATATAA
- a CDS encoding glycosyl transferase codes for MADFFQNGVITTLQNLGARSLEDMEDELLKFSERRRMVLLLPALYSEFETPAMHKIIDELKSVKYLYKIILGLDKATKEQFEEVKELMAELPCKVDVLWNDGPRIKELYKELTQEGFPGLDTPGKGRNVWTMLGYGLTDKDAYAFALHDCDIVNYSREIPARLFYPIIHPALDFEFNKGYYSRVTDKLHGRATRLLYSPLINSLKKVHGHSRYLEYMESFRYALSGEFSFIRSMGRGIAISPTWGLEVSTLSEVYKNTSNKRICQTQIMDTYEHKHQDLGDSNSGGGIYKMSNDIAKTLFRVMAQEGVVFSPSTFKTLLATYFQESRFEISKYNALSKLNGLNFIREKEIKAVEAFQEAIKEASQEYYEDPMGIPSLSPWITVRSVMPDFSEKFHEYVQKDNE; via the coding sequence ATGGCAGATTTTTTTCAAAATGGAGTAATTACTACACTTCAAAACCTTGGAGCAAGAAGTTTAGAAGATATGGAAGATGAACTTTTAAAATTTAGTGAAAGAAGAAGAATGGTTCTTCTTTTACCTGCATTATATTCAGAGTTTGAAACACCTGCCATGCATAAAATAATTGATGAATTAAAAAGTGTAAAATATTTATATAAGATTATACTTGGATTGGATAAAGCCACAAAAGAACAATTTGAAGAAGTAAAAGAACTTATGGCAGAACTTCCTTGTAAAGTCGATGTTTTATGGAACGATGGGCCAAGGATAAAAGAACTATATAAAGAACTTACACAAGAAGGTTTTCCTGGACTTGACACTCCAGGAAAAGGTAGAAACGTATGGACAATGTTAGGTTATGGATTAACAGATAAAGATGCTTATGCTTTTGCACTTCATGACTGTGATATTGTTAATTATTCAAGAGAAATTCCCGCAAGACTTTTCTATCCTATAATTCATCCTGCTCTTGACTTTGAATTTAATAAAGGTTATTACTCAAGGGTAACAGATAAACTCCATGGAAGAGCTACAAGACTTTTATATAGCCCTTTAATAAACTCTCTAAAAAAAGTACATGGTCATAGTAGATACTTAGAATATATGGAAAGTTTTAGATATGCACTATCTGGAGAATTTTCATTTATTAGATCAATGGGAAGAGGTATTGCTATTTCTCCCACATGGGGACTTGAAGTATCAACCTTAAGCGAAGTATATAAAAATACATCAAACAAAAGAATCTGTCAAACCCAAATCATGGATACATATGAACACAAGCATCAAGACTTAGGTGATTCTAATAGTGGTGGAGGTATCTATAAAATGTCAAATGACATAGCCAAAACATTATTTAGGGTTATGGCACAAGAAGGTGTTGTTTTTTCACCATCTACATTCAAAACATTGCTTGCAACGTATTTTCAAGAATCAAGATTTGAAATATCAAAATACAATGCGCTTAGTAAATTAAACGGTTTAAACTTTATTCGGGAAAAAGAGATTAAAGCAGTTGAAGCTTTTCAAGAAGCTATAAAAGAAGCATCCCAAGAATATTATGAAGATCCAATGGGAATACCATCACTATCTCCATGGATTACAGTGCGTTCAGTAATGCCTGACTTTTCTGAAAAATTTCATGAATATGTTCAAAAGGATAATGAGTGA
- a CDS encoding mannosyl-3-phosphoglycerate phosphatase, producing the protein MLQKETENYLVFTDLDGTLLDHKTYSFEKAKEMLDYLKLNNIPLIIVTSKTKYEILKLRKELQISYPFIVENGAGIFLPKGNDFEQINMGKTYSELLSFLNEYKETFNIKSFSDMDKKEISLLTKLNIEDAKLAKKRDFCEPFIIKDESKIKVLKKLCLKEGFDIVKGGRFYHLITLGQDKANALLKLQKIYEDTFDKKYKTIALGDGENDKTMLACADISILIKKFDGTFLNYEKKGLIKTKQIGPEGWNEALKEILYK; encoded by the coding sequence ATGTTACAAAAAGAAACAGAAAATTATCTAGTTTTTACAGATTTAGATGGAACACTACTTGATCATAAAACATACAGTTTTGAAAAAGCAAAAGAAATGCTTGATTACTTAAAGTTAAATAATATTCCTTTAATAATCGTTACAAGTAAAACAAAATATGAGATTTTAAAACTAAGAAAAGAACTTCAAATATCTTATCCTTTTATAGTAGAAAATGGTGCTGGTATTTTTTTACCTAAAGGTAATGACTTTGAACAAATAAATATGGGGAAAACTTATAGTGAACTATTAAGTTTTCTCAATGAGTATAAAGAAACATTTAATATCAAAAGTTTTTCAGATATGGATAAAAAAGAAATATCTCTTTTAACAAAACTGAATATAGAAGATGCAAAGTTAGCAAAAAAAAGAGATTTTTGTGAACCCTTTATTATAAAAGATGAATCAAAAATTAAAGTTTTAAAAAAATTATGTTTAAAAGAAGGATTTGACATCGTTAAGGGAGGTAGATTTTATCATCTAATTACTTTAGGACAAGATAAAGCAAACGCTCTCTTAAAACTTCAAAAAATTTATGAAGATACATTTGATAAAAAGTATAAAACAATTGCTCTAGGAGATGGAGAAAATGATAAAACAATGCTTGCTTGTGCAGATATATCAATTCTAATTAAGAAATTTGACGGTACTTTTTTAAATTATGAGAAAAAAGGCTTAATAAAAACAAAACAAATAGGTCCTGAAGGATGGAATGAAGCTTTAAAAGAAATTTTATACAAATAA
- a CDS encoding YceI family protein, producing the protein MKLIKLGLATILTSGALFAGTFTVDKSHSNVGFKVKHLMISNVVGKFDMFSGTIEYDEKTKTLQSISGKVEVKSINTANEKRDNHLKADDFFAAQKYPYITFESTKVENDEVIGKFTLRGVTKEVKFELENNGTIIDHRGNTKVGLSLYGKINRKDYGVSYNKVLEAGGVAVGDTIRLTIDLEGLLKK; encoded by the coding sequence ATGAAATTAATTAAATTAGGTTTAGCCACAATTTTGACTTCTGGTGCTTTATTTGCAGGGACTTTTACTGTAGATAAATCTCATTCAAACGTAGGATTTAAAGTAAAACATTTGATGATTTCAAATGTTGTTGGGAAATTTGATATGTTTTCTGGAACTATTGAATATGATGAGAAAACTAAAACATTGCAATCTATTTCTGGAAAAGTAGAAGTAAAATCAATTAATACGGCAAATGAAAAAAGAGATAATCATTTAAAAGCAGATGATTTTTTTGCAGCCCAAAAGTATCCATATATTACTTTTGAATCAACAAAAGTTGAAAATGATGAGGTAATTGGAAAGTTTACTCTAAGAGGTGTGACAAAAGAAGTTAAGTTTGAACTTGAAAATAATGGAACTATAATAGACCATAGAGGTAATACTAAAGTAGGCTTGTCTTTATATGGAAAAATAAATAGAAAAGACTATGGAGTTTCATATAATAAAGTATTAGAAGCCGGTGGCGTTGCTGTTGGTGATACAATAAGATTAACTATTGATTTAGAAGGTCTTTTAAAAAAATAA
- a CDS encoding nitrite/sulfite reductase, which produces MQKKELSAVEQLKASRNPLKVIEDMYKEAQEGIPLSDEYIGLLKWYGMYPHINHDETEDKKYFMKRIKIVDAKMNLEQLEVMAKIGKDYAQGLVDFTTRQNIQFHYIEIKDIPAIFKLLDSVGLTSRMASGDGPRPIMTSPVAGLDPDEIIDVSNLVKEVDTYFDKNDDRFCNFPRKYKTGISGCGKHSAAHEVQDVAFTAFKTDEGEILFDLTVAGGLSKSKQIAYRANRYVKAEQIKDVTVACAEIFRDYGNRANRNKARVRHLVNEWGLEKFIEEIEKKLDYPLQEGLIEPKITPFEKRNHFGIHKAKQKGESFIGFATNSGRIDGNDFQTISKLCKKYKVKGLALTSTQNFIIYGVKETDAQTLADEIATLGYPYNPTPFRARLQSCTGKQFCKFGITETKEYSKEVVQELEKRVPEFNENIMIAISGCGNACSHPQIADIGFVGTKVRDEEGNRVEGYDLILGGHLEGTKDSRIAHKTGIKVEASKVVDFIINLIESYKKDNLNQTTFKNYLNIVELEK; this is translated from the coding sequence ATGCAAAAGAAAGAGTTATCAGCAGTAGAACAGTTAAAAGCATCAAGAAACCCTCTAAAAGTTATTGAAGATATGTATAAAGAAGCGCAAGAAGGAATTCCTTTAAGTGATGAATATATTGGATTATTAAAATGGTATGGAATGTATCCACATATCAATCATGATGAAACAGAAGATAAAAAATATTTTATGAAAAGAATCAAGATTGTTGATGCAAAGATGAATCTTGAACAACTTGAAGTTATGGCAAAAATAGGAAAAGATTATGCCCAAGGCTTAGTTGATTTTACAACAAGACAAAATATTCAGTTTCACTATATTGAAATTAAAGATATCCCAGCAATATTTAAATTATTAGATTCTGTAGGCTTAACTTCTAGAATGGCATCAGGAGATGGACCTAGACCAATTATGACATCTCCTGTTGCAGGTCTTGACCCAGATGAAATCATTGATGTTTCAAATTTAGTAAAAGAAGTAGATACTTATTTTGATAAAAATGATGATAGGTTTTGTAATTTTCCAAGAAAATATAAAACAGGTATTTCAGGTTGTGGTAAACATTCAGCAGCACATGAAGTTCAAGATGTAGCCTTTACTGCATTTAAAACAGATGAAGGAGAAATACTATTTGATTTAACAGTTGCGGGAGGCCTTTCAAAGTCAAAACAAATTGCCTATAGAGCTAACAGATATGTAAAAGCAGAACAAATAAAAGATGTAACAGTTGCATGTGCAGAAATTTTTAGAGACTATGGAAACAGAGCAAATAGAAATAAAGCAAGAGTTAGACACTTAGTAAATGAGTGGGGACTAGAAAAGTTTATTGAAGAGATTGAAAAAAAATTAGATTATCCTTTACAAGAAGGTTTAATAGAACCTAAAATAACTCCTTTTGAAAAAAGAAACCATTTTGGTATTCATAAAGCAAAACAAAAAGGAGAATCTTTTATTGGCTTTGCTACAAACTCAGGAAGAATTGATGGTAATGATTTTCAAACAATAAGCAAACTATGCAAAAAATATAAAGTAAAAGGATTAGCACTTACTTCTACACAAAACTTTATTATCTATGGAGTAAAAGAAACTGATGCACAAACTTTAGCAGATGAAATTGCTACATTAGGTTATCCATATAATCCAACACCTTTTAGGGCTAGATTACAATCATGTACAGGTAAACAATTTTGTAAATTTGGTATTACAGAAACAAAAGAGTATTCAAAAGAAGTTGTACAAGAACTAGAAAAAAGAGTTCCAGAATTTAATGAAAATATTATGATTGCAATATCAGGATGTGGAAATGCTTGTTCTCATCCACAAATAGCAGATATAGGATTTGTAGGTACAAAAGTTAGAGATGAAGAAGGAAATAGAGTTGAAGGATATGATCTTATTCTTGGTGGACATTTAGAAGGTACAAAAGATAGTAGAATTGCCCATAAAACAGGAATTAAAGTTGAAGCATCTAAAGTAGTTGACTTTATTATTAATTTAATAGAATCATATAAAAAAGATAATTTAAATCAAACTACGTTCAAAAACTATTTAAATATTGTAGAACTAGAAAAATAA
- the aat gene encoding leucyl/phenylalanyl-tRNA--protein transferase, producing MELLDKEHSIYLLDQDNFDFPSEEMMKDDLVAVGGDFHPQRIINAYEKGIFPWFIDEYNHIHWYSPNKRMVLYPNEFKVSKSLNRTIKNKNFKIKSNENFEKVIKNCSTIKRKHENETWIDDNFIQAYTNLHKLGFAFSIECYLEDKLVGGLYGLLINNIFCGESMFSKEKDASKVAFYHLCKQAEENNIKLIDCQVYNEHLQSLGAKEIKREKYFKILNNKY from the coding sequence ATGGAATTATTAGATAAAGAACACTCTATCTACTTACTAGATCAAGATAATTTTGATTTCCCAAGTGAAGAAATGATGAAAGATGATCTCGTAGCTGTAGGGGGAGATTTTCATCCTCAAAGAATTATCAATGCTTATGAAAAAGGAATTTTTCCTTGGTTTATTGATGAATATAATCATATACATTGGTATAGTCCAAATAAAAGAATGGTTTTATACCCAAATGAATTTAAGGTTTCAAAAAGCCTTAATAGAACAATTAAAAATAAAAACTTTAAAATTAAATCAAATGAAAACTTTGAAAAAGTTATCAAAAACTGTTCGACTATTAAAAGAAAACATGAAAATGAAACATGGATAGATGATAATTTTATTCAAGCATATACAAATCTTCATAAATTGGGATTTGCATTTTCAATCGAATGCTATTTGGAAGACAAATTAGTAGGTGGATTATATGGTCTATTAATAAATAATATATTTTGTGGAGAAAGTATGTTTTCAAAAGAAAAAGATGCATCAAAAGTTGCATTTTATCATCTTTGTAAACAAGCAGAAGAAAATAATATAAAACTTATAGACTGCCAAGTATATAATGAGCACCTACAAAGTTTAGGTGCAAAAGAGATAAAAAGAGAAAAATATTTTAAAATTTTAAATAATAAATACTAA
- a CDS encoding GGDEF domain-containing protein — MNNKPSYEELESKIESLETTLLVLDSLKENIKVNDSFLKMLFDIIPSPMFYKDTYGVYQHCNDAFSKTILGISKDEILGRTLYDLPHVIPKEHADIYYEKDKELFSNPGVQFYETKVKCADGQIRYYNLYKSTFVIDGKVLGLVGIMLDVSEYKKTVNELDEKNKILNSLSITDYLTGLHNRRYFEEIFEKKISLLDRHDHQFSLALIDIDFFKDYNDCFGHQAGDEALFSVGKVLKETFHRPSDYIFRLGGEEFGILFDVKSNKDSYSLIEKLRQNVENAKLESCNNEVSPYLTVSIGLVNVNSIKKNDTLSSKRIYNLVDKLLYKSKENGRNKTTYEDIKE; from the coding sequence ATGAATAATAAACCTTCATATGAAGAATTAGAATCAAAAATTGAATCTTTAGAAACTACACTTTTAGTGTTAGATTCTTTAAAAGAAAATATAAAAGTAAATGATTCTTTTTTAAAAATGTTATTTGACATTATACCTAGTCCAATGTTTTATAAAGACACTTACGGTGTATATCAGCATTGTAATGATGCATTTTCAAAAACTATTTTAGGTATATCAAAAGATGAAATATTAGGAAGAACACTTTACGATTTACCTCATGTTATTCCCAAAGAGCATGCAGATATTTATTATGAAAAAGATAAAGAACTTTTTTCTAATCCTGGCGTTCAATTTTATGAAACAAAAGTTAAATGTGCAGATGGACAAATAAGATATTATAATTTGTATAAATCTACATTTGTAATAGATGGCAAAGTATTAGGTCTTGTAGGTATTATGTTAGATGTTAGTGAATATAAAAAAACAGTTAATGAACTGGATGAAAAAAATAAAATATTAAATAGTTTAAGTATTACAGATTATTTAACAGGATTACATAATAGAAGATATTTTGAGGAAATTTTTGAAAAAAAAATAAGCTTATTAGATAGACATGATCATCAATTCTCTTTAGCTTTAATTGATATAGATTTTTTTAAAGATTACAATGATTGTTTTGGTCATCAAGCTGGTGATGAAGCTTTATTTTCAGTAGGGAAAGTATTAAAAGAGACTTTTCATAGACCAAGTGATTATATCTTTAGATTAGGTGGGGAAGAGTTTGGAATACTTTTTGATGTAAAAAGTAATAAAGACTCATATTCTTTAATAGAAAAATTAAGACAAAATGTTGAAAATGCTAAGTTAGAGTCCTGTAATAATGAGGTATCACCTTATTTAACTGTTTCTATTGGATTAGTAAATGTAAATTCTATTAAGAAAAATGATACTTTATCTTCTAAGAGAATATATAATTTAGTAGATAAACTTTTATATAAATCAAAAGAAAATGGAAGAAATAAAACTACATATGAAGATATAAAAGAGTAG
- a CDS encoding methyl-accepting chemotaxis protein — protein MFKNSSIKIKLLSTVIGSIILVTIVMLTQSIISLNNTSEAIIEKSSVSAYDAKEKELQNYVSLAYKTVESYYARTAKDKIKNEVEDYLLEQTNYIFSILDGEYKKYKDILPAEELEERIKSILSSTKFGKSGYFFVYDKQGVNIVLPPKPQLQGKNLSHIKDANGVFVIKELIKISNNSKQSGFLSYLWEKPGFDKPQEKVSYVRVFKPYNWIIGTGSYIDDVTERMKEEALKAISKMRYGKSGYFWINDSNHIVKMHAVKPTITGKSMYDLKDKKGKYLYREIVKTANAKKEGGLVRYFWAKPKGQGDGTLEKFSYVKKFEPWDFIIGTGAYVIDIENNIAQMNQDTRDNISKVIMNSILVILVVIFILTFIIILIMKKVIFNPLTNFQNGLLNFFKYVNKEQKDINSLEIKSNDEIGKMAGLINQNIDKTKTILEQDNILINNVKEIVNHVGEGYLDKRITSSTNNESLEELKSLLNNMLENVQQLVGNNINALSDVLEQYANRNFTEKIDTQTSGKIGTDIINMNKMITKILQDNQEDGISLQDRSEELTSNVKILNENATSQAASLEETAASIEEITSNIKQTSEKAQEMLLISSETQESANLGKDLATKTVNSMDDINETVIAINEAISVIDQIAFQTNILSLNAAVEAATAGEAGKGFAVVAQEVRNLASRSAEAAKEIKDLVENATVKANEGKKISTSMIEGFNNLEEKIVNTSNLIGDVTNAAKEQNTGMAQISDAVNQLDKFTQENASIADRTNSIALETNEIAKDIVENVNNNNFDGKN, from the coding sequence ATGTTTAAAAATAGTTCTATAAAAATTAAATTACTGTCAACAGTAATAGGTTCAATTATATTAGTTACAATTGTAATGTTAACACAATCAATTATAAGTCTTAACAATACCTCCGAAGCTATTATAGAAAAATCTAGTGTTTCTGCATATGATGCAAAAGAAAAAGAGTTGCAAAATTACGTCTCTTTAGCCTATAAAACTGTAGAGTCTTATTATGCAAGAACAGCAAAAGACAAAATTAAAAATGAAGTAGAAGATTACTTATTAGAACAAACAAATTATATTTTTTCAATTCTTGATGGAGAATATAAAAAATATAAAGATATCCTTCCTGCTGAAGAGTTAGAAGAAAGAATTAAGTCTATACTTTCATCTACTAAGTTTGGTAAATCAGGTTACTTTTTTGTTTATGATAAACAAGGTGTAAATATTGTTCTTCCTCCAAAACCTCAATTACAAGGTAAAAATTTATCTCATATAAAAGATGCAAATGGTGTTTTTGTAATTAAAGAGTTAATTAAAATATCTAACAATTCAAAACAAAGTGGTTTTTTAAGTTATTTATGGGAAAAGCCTGGATTTGATAAACCACAAGAAAAAGTATCTTATGTAAGAGTTTTTAAACCATATAATTGGATTATAGGAACAGGTTCTTACATTGATGATGTAACAGAAAGAATGAAAGAAGAAGCCTTAAAAGCAATATCAAAAATGAGATATGGGAAATCTGGATATTTCTGGATTAATGACTCAAACCACATAGTAAAAATGCATGCAGTAAAACCAACAATTACTGGAAAAAGTATGTATGATTTAAAAGATAAAAAAGGAAAATATTTATATCGAGAAATCGTAAAAACTGCAAATGCAAAAAAAGAAGGTGGTTTAGTAAGATACTTTTGGGCAAAGCCTAAAGGCCAAGGAGATGGTACCTTAGAAAAGTTTTCTTATGTTAAAAAATTTGAACCTTGGGATTTTATCATTGGAACAGGAGCATATGTTATTGATATTGAAAATAATATTGCTCAAATGAATCAAGATACAAGAGATAACATTTCAAAAGTGATTATGAATTCAATACTAGTTATTTTAGTAGTTATCTTTATTCTTACATTTATAATTATACTTATCATGAAAAAAGTAATATTTAATCCTCTTACAAACTTTCAAAATGGATTATTAAACTTTTTTAAATATGTAAATAAAGAGCAAAAAGATATAAATTCTTTAGAGATTAAATCAAACGATGAAATTGGTAAAATGGCAGGACTAATTAATCAAAATATAGATAAAACAAAAACTATATTAGAACAAGATAACATATTAATTAACAATGTAAAAGAAATCGTAAATCATGTTGGAGAAGGATATCTTGATAAAAGGATTACAAGCTCTACAAATAATGAGTCACTAGAAGAGTTAAAATCATTATTGAACAATATGTTAGAAAATGTTCAACAATTAGTTGGTAATAACATAAATGCATTAAGTGATGTATTAGAACAATATGCAAATAGAAATTTTACAGAAAAAATCGATACTCAAACAAGCGGTAAAATTGGGACTGATATTATTAATATGAATAAAATGATTACTAAAATTTTACAAGATAATCAAGAAGATGGTATTAGTTTACAAGATAGATCTGAAGAATTAACATCAAATGTAAAAATCTTAAATGAAAATGCTACTAGCCAAGCAGCATCACTAGAAGAAACAGCTGCTTCTATTGAAGAAATCACAAGTAATATCAAACAAACTAGTGAAAAAGCTCAAGAGATGTTATTAATATCTTCAGAAACACAAGAATCTGCAAACTTAGGAAAAGATTTAGCAACTAAAACTGTAAATTCTATGGATGATATAAATGAAACTGTTATTGCGATAAATGAAGCTATCTCAGTTATTGATCAAATTGCTTTCCAAACAAATATTTTATCTTTAAATGCAGCAGTTGAAGCAGCAACAGCAGGTGAAGCAGGAAAAGGTTTTGCAGTTGTGGCACAAGAAGTAAGAAATCTAGCTTCACGTTCAGCAGAAGCAGCTAAAGAGATTAAAGATTTAGTAGAAAATGCTACAGTAAAAGCCAATGAAGGTAAAAAAATCAGTACATCAATGATTGAAGGATTTAATAACCTTGAAGAAAAAATTGTAAATACTAGTAATTTAATTGGTGACGTTACAAATGCTGCTAAAGAACAAAATACAGGAATGGCACAAATAAGTGATGCAGTAAATCAATTAGATAAATTTACTCAAGAAAATGCCTCAATTGCCGATAGAACAAATTCTATTGCATTAGAAACAAATGAAATAGCAAAAGATATAGTCGAAAATGTAAATAACAACAATTTTGATGGTAAAAACTAA